A single window of Nicotiana sylvestris chromosome 5, ASM39365v2, whole genome shotgun sequence DNA harbors:
- the LOC104221494 gene encoding uncharacterized protein, giving the protein MKNQFHELTLEEFLEEITRQEQSFFKKKAAESEKSYVTEMFGELYFRENPESSISHLFPPMPNPSSPNNENANKASISEAEFEKIRISEKLPNGDIALHVNEMQIGKGGENNQKLN; this is encoded by the exons ATGAAAAATCAGTTTCATGAATTAACACTTGAGGAATTTCTTGAAGAGATAACTAGACAAGAACAAAGTTTTTTCAAGAAAAAAGCAGCTGAATCTGAGAAATCTTATGTTACGGAAATGTTTGGTGAGCTTTATTTTAGAGAAAATCCTGAGTCATCTATAAGTCACCTTTTTCCTCCAATGCCAAATCCTTCTTCTCCTAATAATGAAAATGCTAATAAAGCATCCATTTCAGAAGCTGAGTTTGAGAAAATTAGAATAAGTGAGAAGCTCCCAAATGGTGACATTGCTCTGCATGTAAATGAGATGCAAATAG GAAAAGGAGGAGAGAATAATCAAAAGCTTAATTAG